The stretch of DNA AAACCAGATGCCCTCATTACTTTATAAATCAACAGAAATAGATGAGGAAGATGAGAAAATGTAACCTGCTTAAGTAGCAGCACAACCAGCAGCAACATGCTTGGCTGGCAGATGTTGATTAGTTCTCATTATTCCCAGATACTATTCAGTGCCATCATAAGAAAGACATCTTGTGTCAACGGTGTAACAGTGTGTGAGGTGTGACATTGCAAAAGCTATTGctcacttccttttttttcttttttctttgtgctTCAGTTTGTGCAACTACCGGAAATCCTGGATGTATAAACTGGGCGCTGCAGTTGTGGTTGGCCAGCTGTTGACCAACGCAGCGTACTCTAGTATTAGTCTCTACGTTTCCCACCACAACTACCCAGGGGGCCGAGGACTGCAGGAATTACACAGGCTGTTGCCAGTCACAGCAGGTTGGAATCCCTTTCAGCACCACTTTATTTGCAGGGAGTTTCTGTAACACTATTAATTCCCACCTTTTGAGATTAGCTAATTACtcgaaaaatatttatttttctatgttGTGCAAGTATCTCAACTAAACTTTATGTATGTGCACATGTATGGAAACCATATTAGTATGATTAACTATATTAATTGTGGATAAGAAAAATGCATCTTGGCTTTTTTACTTTCTCAGTAATCATACAAAATACCATGTACTGACAATGAAAGCATGCATAAACGCTTTGTTCAGAGAACACTTCTCACATTGTTAAACAATGCCTCTGTTCCCCTCAGATGTCTTTGTTCATATTGACACATATGCTGCTGAAACGGGAGTGTCTCGCTTCTTAGAGCAGAACAGAACCTGGAGGTGAGTgtatttttcagtgttttgaACTCAAGTTAGTCACAAATAATACCcaatattatcactttttttaacccttgtgttgacttcgggtcacattgaacagttttcaatttttgttttatatcagaaaatacgggacgtagaaataagcgctgaaaatgtgtagaagaaaaatttaaccatttaaaacgttggaaaaagcaaaaacaaacaaaactttttttttttcaacagataTGACAAACGTGAGGACATGAACCACACGAATCCTGACATCAAAATGTACTCCCACCTACTGATGGAGGCTAATGTCACCAAGATACAGCTACTCCAGGACACCCATCAGCCTCTGGCCTTCATTGAAGGGTACAGCAACATTGCTTTCGACGCGTTTCACTTTCCCCACATCAGTGTGCGATTAGAGAGAAAAGCCGTGCTCATGGAGAGAAAGATTGCAACCGGACAACAAAAAGAGTGACTTTAACAGGAATGTGTTGGATTAAGGCATTTTTAGTGACCAAAAAAATAAGACTAAAGCAACCCAAAGCAGTGTTCTCAAAGGATATAATGGGATAGATTGGAATATTATTTGTATGAAAAGAATACCACGGGTCCATCGTGTGTCTCATTCACCTACACATCAACTGCTGACATGTGCTACCCAAGTAGATAAATACATTGCATTGAACTGTCATACATCTTTTCAGATGTTTGAAATGGTTCGTTCTTCTGATACTGATGTGTAATGCATTGCTTTTCTCATGAATCGCAAGCAAAGAATTCCAAGTTTTCTTGCAGACACGAAACCATTTTCTTACAGAcagctttgtgtgtttttttttttgtttttttttacctcaggctgttatttgtatattttgtaaaatagaTTTTATAGATGAATAAAGCTGAAACTGAGTGGAGGAAACCAGATTCCTAAATTGGATAAATTTGATTCTAATTGATAACCAAAGACAAACCTCTTAGATATTGCATAAggaaaacctttatttaaaaatgacCACAACATTTGCATGGGTCCAGTCTCAATGCTAAAACATTTATCAAATTAGGTTCAGAAgtcatttaatataaaaatgtacagtacatcgTTTTACTCAATAATAAACCCATAATTTAATCCCCTGGACATAAACTTAAATTGTGCTTAAGAGACAAATTGTATATTCCAAACAAACTGCTTATTCTGAAAATACAGCAATATTATACATGATcttattaaaaacatttcagcaagtaaaaaaaaaaaaaagtctatctAAATGACAGTACCATGAGCCACAAATTCACAATGAAAATTAAATAACATTAACTTAAAACATCTTTCAGTCACAGCATTTATTTCTGGGCCATCATTCCGAAAACAACTCTGTCCATCTTTAATACACAATAATCAAAAAGCATCCTGACGTGATCTGCGCAATTTAACTAAATATTTACAGCATTTTGACCTGAAGTAGTTCTGAATAAGGCACAAGGAGAGAGTagacacagaaaacaaaaacattgatttaCAAGCAAACGACATTATCACCAACCCCTACAGCTAGAAAAACCCTCCCTCCCTGATACACTTTTGACTGAGACTTTTCATCACAACAGCTCCAAGTGTTTTAACAGTAGTacacagaataaaataaaacctccAAATCCGGCCTTTGCAGTGAGAATCAGTGtataaatcaatattttacattttgccCAACAGAAACCCCCATTTCACAGCTATGCAACTTGGTCCTTGATAAAGGGTTTAAGTTAATGCTCAGCAATAATCAGTACTGAAAATAAATCAAAGGGAGGTTGACTTTGAGGAACAGTAGACCCTCCATGTTTTCCAGTAAAGGCCTGGGCTGATTTAGGGCACAGTTGACACTAGCTGTGCTGAACAGTGTCTCTGCTGGGACGATGCTGGGAGGGCAGCCCACGTAACGGGCGGCTACTTTGGCAAGATCGGGCCACAGGAACTTTTTCAGGTTCCAATAGTCGAGGGGGTCACAGCTTTGATCAAGTATGTCTTCCTCGAGGTACTCCAGCACTGCCAGCTCTGAGGACTTTGGCTTCTCCTCGTGTTTTATCTTTTGTCTGATGTCGGCCATAAGGGACCAGAGGTTGTCCTCGTTTGGGTGGGAGGCGTTGGACGACAGGGGGGTCTCGTTGCAGCCATTGGGCAGCGGAGGCTGAGCTTCGACGGAGGCGGTCGAGGACAAGTCCAGCTCCCGGATCAGATCGTGTTTGCATTGCTCGGCTTCTTCCTCGGTGAACAGCGACGTCTTGTATCGTGGGTCCAGCATGGTCGCCCAGGTGTTTCGCGGGTCGTGCAGAGTGGCCGACATTTTGCTCACCATGGCTTCCTTTAGGGACTTGAGCATGTTGTCTATGCCCACGGTTTCATCAAACAGCAGGTCTATCTTTCTGTTGAGGATGTGAATGAGTGGTATCACTTGTCCCAGAGTGGCAGTGCGGTTGCTCATCTCCCTGCAGGCGACTTCGAACGGTTTCAGTGCATTGCAGACCGACAGCATCACCTCCCACTGATCGCAGCTGATCATTTCCCTGAAATTGCACTCGATCGACATCTCGTCGATGGCCTTCTTCTGTTCCACCAGCCGCTCCAGCATGAAAAAGGAGGTCCTCCATTTGGAAGGAACGTCCTGAATGAGTTGGTTCTCGGGCAGCTGGTGCACCCTCTGGAGCTCGGCCAGCTTCTCCTTGGCCTTTGCCGAGCGGTGCACGCGTTCACAGATCTTGCGTGCGATACTCAGAAGGTTCTGAACCATTCTCTGGCTCTTTATGGCTTCGCTAACAATGAGGTCTATAGTGTGTCCAAAACACTGCATGGTGACATGGCCGTGGTCCTCCAAAGTGTTTCTGATGGTGGTGTTATCTGTCACAGTGAACCCCTTTTTCAGCCCTGATGACGTGATCCAGGAATCCCACAGATACTCCAGCTGCTTTGGGATGTCATGCATATCATGATCACAGTCTATTTGCGAGACACTTAGGAGAGCAGAGCAGTGGAAGTCCTGACCCTGGGGCCTGACACTTGACTCGTACGTTGCCCAGTGGGCAGTGAGGGTCAGGTATTCCCTTGTCTGGCTGCTGACCCAAATACTCGTTGTGAAGTGGACAACGCCACCTTCAGCCTCTTTCAGGTGGGTCAGCACAACGTCCTTCACCCGTTCGTACATGTCTGGTATGGCAGTGCTGGTAAAGTAGGAAGAAGGTGGTAGAGAATACTGAGGCTGGAGGTACTCTAGCAGTCTGTTGAGTCCAGCATTCTCCACCATAGCTGATGGCTGAAGATCCAGTGCGAGCATTTCTGCGAGTAGTTTGGTGATTCTTTTGGCAACCGGGTGGCGTTCATCAAACCTCTCACGGCTCTGTTCCGTTTCATAAACGGAAGTGTCCATGAGCTCTTGCTTAACGTGAATTTCAGCAGACGGCACATCACCTGAGATAGTATTGTTACTTTCAAGAACATGTCCATGAAACCTCTGCATGTGCCTGAAGAGGCAGCTTGTGCCAAGGTTTGTAGTCTTTTTGCCTCTGCTAATTGTGCGGCCACAGTGCAAACAAACCACCTTTGTGGGGTCAGTGGGCGAAATGGAGAAATGGTTCCACAGTTTTGACGTCTTTTTACTGAAAACGGGCAGTGTTTGGGGCTTTTTCTCGCTGGCAGGGCTCTCAGTTTCTTTGGTTGAAACTGCGTCCGTTGCGGCGAGATTGGTGTAAGGATGAGGGGAGGATTCCTTCTCATCTGTGCTTTTTTGGTTTTTGAGGACGTCTGGGTGGCGTCTCATCAGATGCCTCATCAGGCAGCTTGTACCAAAGTCGCCGCGTTTCCCTCGACTGATGACACACGGACAGTAACGGCACAGTGCTTTCAACTGGTCCACTGGGGACACTATGAAATGGTGCCACACTTCCGATTTCACCCGTTTCATGATCTTCTTGTTTTGCTGGAAAACTGAATGATCCTGGTTGAGGCTGGGGCCCTCAGAGAGGTCGCATGGCGAGGAAGTTAGAGGTGTATCCTCCCCCTGGGTTTTGAAGGAGAGATTGAGAGAGGATTCCTGCCCTGAGAGATGCATCACCTCATCAGATTCCTCTTTTATATCCATGCTTTCCCCCATGCTTTGGGGTAACTCATCTGATATGGTTTCTGGTGAGGATGGAAGAAGGGGCGATTCTTTTTTTACTTCCAGTGGATCGTGTAGATGAGTGCGGGACAGTAGTGAAGGCGGGTTTGTATAGGGTGGGGGAATGTGATTGCCCTGTCCATTTTCCTCAATGACAACCTCTTTGTGGGCCCTCCACATATGGCGAATAAGACAGCTCGTCCCTAGATCCTTCCCATTTTTACCCCTGCTGAATTCATTCATGCAATGGATACATACTGCTTTGGAATTGTCAGCAGGTGACAGGTAGAAGTGTTTCCATACAGCGGACCTCCGACGGGAACTTGAGCTTTTTGGGGTCCCAGGGAGGCGCTCAGGCCCACCGTCTGACATATCTTCAAGGTTGTTGTCATTGGAATGTGAGGAGGAGAGCGTGCTGCAAACGGCCTCAGTGTTGGCATACAGTTCTAGTTTTGGTTCAACTTTGGGTAACACTTCTTTGGATGCAAGATCTGAATTTTCAGCTGAGGAGGTGGACGGTGAAGTGTTCTTTGAGGCAGAAGAAATGACGCTGTTGGTCAAGTCTCCGTTTTTTGGTGAGTTTGGGGATGGAGGTATCAAAGATGAGGCGAGGGAGCTAGTCAGAT from Perca fluviatilis chromosome 23, GENO_Pfluv_1.0, whole genome shotgun sequence encodes:
- the zbed4 gene encoding zinc finger BED domain-containing protein 4 isoform X1; the protein is MDGEEEVSHKREDTVSEPNGSMESKKREAKGTCLKIEGQDGYVFKSYSINPHDTVDAKSPACSSITLDKDSPPSSPQDDKPLESDKASETDPASPTLSNKCLNTDTEGNTENENYENGSEASQHIKEETGDANGMDEDTQDDERLGFGSSVGPFVTRDGEEYSNLLSGYTSTLYDVAMDAVTQSLLSSMRSNTNPRKKSPAWNHFCISPRDSTKAICLYCMKEFSRGKNEKDLSTSCLMRHVRRAHPTVLLQDGADASSNNLTSSLASSLIPPSPNSPKNGDLTNSVISSASKNTSPSTSSAENSDLASKEVLPKVEPKLELYANTEAVCSTLSSSHSNDNNLEDMSDGGPERLPGTPKSSSSRRRSAVWKHFYLSPADNSKAVCIHCMNEFSRGKNGKDLGTSCLIRHMWRAHKEVVIEENGQGNHIPPPYTNPPSLLSRTHLHDPLEVKKESPLLPSSPETISDELPQSMGESMDIKEESDEVMHLSGQESSLNLSFKTQGEDTPLTSSPCDLSEGPSLNQDHSVFQQNKKIMKRVKSEVWHHFIVSPVDQLKALCRYCPCVISRGKRGDFGTSCLMRHLMRRHPDVLKNQKSTDEKESSPHPYTNLAATDAVSTKETESPASEKKPQTLPVFSKKTSKLWNHFSISPTDPTKVVCLHCGRTISRGKKTTNLGTSCLFRHMQRFHGHVLESNNTISGDVPSAEIHVKQELMDTSVYETEQSRERFDERHPVAKRITKLLAEMLALDLQPSAMVENAGLNRLLEYLQPQYSLPPSSYFTSTAIPDMYERVKDVVLTHLKEAEGGVVHFTTSIWVSSQTREYLTLTAHWATYESSVRPQGQDFHCSALLSVSQIDCDHDMHDIPKQLEYLWDSWITSSGLKKGFTVTDNTTIRNTLEDHGHVTMQCFGHTIDLIVSEAIKSQRMVQNLLSIARKICERVHRSAKAKEKLAELQRVHQLPENQLIQDVPSKWRTSFFMLERLVEQKKAIDEMSIECNFREMISCDQWEVMLSVCNALKPFEVACREMSNRTATLGQVIPLIHILNRKIDLLFDETVGIDNMLKSLKEAMVSKMSATLHDPRNTWATMLDPRYKTSLFTEEEAEQCKHDLIRELDLSSTASVEAQPPLPNGCNETPLSSNASHPNEDNLWSLMADIRQKIKHEEKPKSSELAVLEYLEEDILDQSCDPLDYWNLKKFLWPDLAKVAARYVGCPPSIVPAETLFSTASVNCALNQPRPLLENMEGLLFLKVNLPLIYFQY
- the zbed4 gene encoding zinc finger BED domain-containing protein 4 isoform X2, with the translated sequence MDGEEEVSHKREDTDDKPLESDKASETDPASPTLSNKCLNTDTEGNTENENYENGSEASQHIKEETGDANGMDEDTQDDERLGFGSSVGPFVTRDGEEYSNLLSGYTSTLYDVAMDAVTQSLLSSMRSNTNPRKKSPAWNHFCISPRDSTKAICLYCMKEFSRGKNEKDLSTSCLMRHVRRAHPTVLLQDGADASSNNLTSSLASSLIPPSPNSPKNGDLTNSVISSASKNTSPSTSSAENSDLASKEVLPKVEPKLELYANTEAVCSTLSSSHSNDNNLEDMSDGGPERLPGTPKSSSSRRRSAVWKHFYLSPADNSKAVCIHCMNEFSRGKNGKDLGTSCLIRHMWRAHKEVVIEENGQGNHIPPPYTNPPSLLSRTHLHDPLEVKKESPLLPSSPETISDELPQSMGESMDIKEESDEVMHLSGQESSLNLSFKTQGEDTPLTSSPCDLSEGPSLNQDHSVFQQNKKIMKRVKSEVWHHFIVSPVDQLKALCRYCPCVISRGKRGDFGTSCLMRHLMRRHPDVLKNQKSTDEKESSPHPYTNLAATDAVSTKETESPASEKKPQTLPVFSKKTSKLWNHFSISPTDPTKVVCLHCGRTISRGKKTTNLGTSCLFRHMQRFHGHVLESNNTISGDVPSAEIHVKQELMDTSVYETEQSRERFDERHPVAKRITKLLAEMLALDLQPSAMVENAGLNRLLEYLQPQYSLPPSSYFTSTAIPDMYERVKDVVLTHLKEAEGGVVHFTTSIWVSSQTREYLTLTAHWATYESSVRPQGQDFHCSALLSVSQIDCDHDMHDIPKQLEYLWDSWITSSGLKKGFTVTDNTTIRNTLEDHGHVTMQCFGHTIDLIVSEAIKSQRMVQNLLSIARKICERVHRSAKAKEKLAELQRVHQLPENQLIQDVPSKWRTSFFMLERLVEQKKAIDEMSIECNFREMISCDQWEVMLSVCNALKPFEVACREMSNRTATLGQVIPLIHILNRKIDLLFDETVGIDNMLKSLKEAMVSKMSATLHDPRNTWATMLDPRYKTSLFTEEEAEQCKHDLIRELDLSSTASVEAQPPLPNGCNETPLSSNASHPNEDNLWSLMADIRQKIKHEEKPKSSELAVLEYLEEDILDQSCDPLDYWNLKKFLWPDLAKVAARYVGCPPSIVPAETLFSTASVNCALNQPRPLLENMEGLLFLKVNLPLIYFQY